The Papaver somniferum cultivar HN1 chromosome 6, ASM357369v1, whole genome shotgun sequence genome segment GCTTCTCTTAGTTTATTCCGATGGGCGAAGAGGCAATCATGGTACTCCCCAATGGATGAGATGTACGCCTCACTGTTTGATAGATTGAATCAGAGAAGAGATTATGAAGGATTGCAATCCTTATTTGATGAGATGGTTCGTGATAAAAAAGATGATGATCTTAAAGATGAGATTTCCTCATTTACAGCTTACAATCGGGTGATTCAACATTTAGCCAAGGCTGGGAAATTGGAGGTTTCATTCTGCTGTTTAAAGAAGATTCAAGATTCAGGTTGCAAAATTGATACACAGACTTACAATTCGTTAATAACCTTGTTTTTGACTAAGGGTTTGCCTTATAAGGCGTTTGAAATATACGAGATGATGGAAGAGGCTAAATGTTCTTTGGATGTGGAAACCTATGACCTAATGATACCAAGCTTGGCAAAATCAGGCCGACTCGATGCTGCTTTTAAGCTTTTCCAAGTGATGAAAGAGAAGGGTTTTCGTCCGAATTGCTCCATTTTTTCGTCCCTCATTGATTCGATGGGTAAGGCTGGGAGGTTAGATATGTCAATGAAGGTTTACATGGAAATGCAAGGTTTTGGGCTCAGGCCGGCGTCTGCCACGTATGTGTCTTTGATTGAGTCTTTTGTTAAGGCTGGGAAACTAGAAACTGCATTGAAGCTGTGGGATGAGATGAAGAAGTCAGGTTTTCGACCTAATTATGGATTGTACACAATGATCACTGAGTCCCACGCAAAGTCTGGAAAGCTAGAAACTGCAATGTCTGTTTTCTCGGATATGGAGAAGGCTGGGTTCTTACCAACGCCAACCACTTATTCTTGTCTGTTGGAAATGCATGCTTCCTCAGGTCAAGTTGATTCTGCTATGAAGCTATATAACTCAATGACAAATGCAGGTCTTAGACCCGGACTCAGCACATATACCTCACTTTTAACTGTACTAGCAAATAAGAAGCTAGTGGATGTGGCAGCCAAGATATTACTTGAAATGAAGGCAGTGGGATTTGCAGTAGATATTAGTGCTAGTGATGTTTTAATGATCTACATTAAGGATGGGGCAGTTGATCTTGCTTTGAGGTGGCTACGATTCATGGGTTCATCTGGGATTAGAACAAACAACTTCATTATCAGGCAGCTCTTTGAATCTTGTATGAAGAATGGAATGTATGAGTCAGCTAAACCCCTTCTTGATACTTATGTTAACGCATCTGCGAAGGTGGATCTCATCCTATACACATCAATTTTGGCTCATCTTATACGGTGCCAGGATGAGCAGAATGAGAGGCATTTGATGTCGATCTTGAGTGCAACTAACCATAAAGCACATTCTTTTATGTGTGGACTCTTCACAGGCCCAGAGCAGAGGAAAAAACCAGTGTTGTCTTTTGTTAGGGAGTTCTTCCAGGAAATTGATTTTGAGCTGGAAGAGGGTGCTGCCAGGTACTTCGTTAACGTTCTCCTTAATTATCTTGTGCTTATGGGTCAAATAAATAGAGCTCGGTGTGTGTGGAAAGTTTCCTATGAGAATAAACTTTTCCCGAAGGCAATAGTCTTTGATCAGCACATTGCTTGGTCCCTAGATGTTAGAAGCTTATCTGTTGGGGCTGCTCTTATTGCTGTTGTGCACACCCTTCACAGGTTTAGGAAGCGAATGTTGTATTATGGTGTTGTTCCTAGACGTATCAAATTGGTTACAGGTCCTACTTTGAAAATTGTCATAGCACAGGTTCTAAGCTCAGTAGAATCCCCATTTGAAGTCAGTAAAGTTGTTCTGAGGGCCCCAGGAGATTCTGTCTTGGAATGGTTCAAGAAGCCAATTGTTCAACAGTTCCTTTTGAATGAAATCCCATCCAGATCAGATATTCTCATGCACAAGTTAAACATGTTGTTTCCTAGTTCTGCACCTGAAATTAGATCTCTTTCCCCTCCTAAGCCACTGGTTATGGTTAAGGATATGTAATATTAAATTGTAGTCAAGATGATTTATAGGTTATATAATGGGAGAAAAGGGGTAATTGGttccttcttttatattttattatttttcttttacttCTGATCTATAATTTGATGTCTTAGTTTATTTGATTTACTGAGTTAGCAGAAATATCACCATCAAAACTTAAAACTCTAATACAGTGTTATTTGGGCATAAAGGGTCTTGTAAAAATTCCATTCTTGCTGAACTATCATCTTGTCATCTTCTACAAACATCTCAAGAAACAAACATgtgctttttatttttgtaacaaTGCAGTACTTCCGCTGCAAAGTGATGAGATTTATTtgccattttatttattttgattttctggGTGAATGCCA includes the following:
- the LOC113287300 gene encoding pentatricopeptide repeat-containing protein At1g79490, mitochondrial-like, producing the protein MYYRRAGSKLSNLYLLRINPYQPSSSIPRIHRVLYDEKETQFQFSQIFMRNSFLSRAFCSGNKRTTEWTEENIVYLDETGDVIFSGKGGVRSVEPGVDDHVMVGGLKKPFSNDSAITKIVEIVKRWKWGPEMETQLDKLYFVPNMSHINQAVKEIGDTDASLSLFRWAKRQSWYSPMDEMYASLFDRLNQRRDYEGLQSLFDEMVRDKKDDDLKDEISSFTAYNRVIQHLAKAGKLEVSFCCLKKIQDSGCKIDTQTYNSLITLFLTKGLPYKAFEIYEMMEEAKCSLDVETYDLMIPSLAKSGRLDAAFKLFQVMKEKGFRPNCSIFSSLIDSMGKAGRLDMSMKVYMEMQGFGLRPASATYVSLIESFVKAGKLETALKLWDEMKKSGFRPNYGLYTMITESHAKSGKLETAMSVFSDMEKAGFLPTPTTYSCLLEMHASSGQVDSAMKLYNSMTNAGLRPGLSTYTSLLTVLANKKLVDVAAKILLEMKAVGFAVDISASDVLMIYIKDGAVDLALRWLRFMGSSGIRTNNFIIRQLFESCMKNGMYESAKPLLDTYVNASAKVDLILYTSILAHLIRCQDEQNERHLMSILSATNHKAHSFMCGLFTGPEQRKKPVLSFVREFFQEIDFELEEGAARYFVNVLLNYLVLMGQINRARCVWKVSYENKLFPKAIVFDQHIAWSLDVRSLSVGAALIAVVHTLHRFRKRMLYYGVVPRRIKLVTGPTLKIVIAQVLSSVESPFEVSKVVLRAPGDSVLEWFKKPIVQQFLLNEIPSRSDILMHKLNMLFPSSAPEIRSLSPPKPLVMVKDM